In Setaria viridis chromosome 5, Setaria_viridis_v4.0, whole genome shotgun sequence, the genomic stretch tggccgcccacgccgccacggcctccCCGCTGGTGAGGTGCAGGTCGTCGGCGTCCTCGaactccccctcctccacccacgCCGCGTCGTCGGGGGAGCCCTCCCCGTCGGCCGCGTCGAGCGACAGGGAGCGTAGGTGCGGCCCGAGGAGCGAGGCGAGGTTCCCGGCGGTCGCGCGGAACGCGGGGGGGCCAGCACggccctcgccgcggcggcggcgcgcgcagtcggcggcgcggaggcgggcgcgggggcaGAGGTAGGACGCGGCGAGGAGCGCTCGCGAGGCGAGGCGGCAAGATGCGATGTCTCCGGCGTCCGCGACGCGGCCCAGGACGTCGGCGAggaccgccgccgggagggcgtcCAGGGAGTCGCCGGAGCCGGACATTTGGGGATGGCTTCTGCCTTCTTCTGTggtctctgttttttttttttaccgggTTTATATTTCACCCTCCGGACATTTGGGGATGGCTTCTGCCTTCTTCTGTGGTGTCTGTTTATTTTTTGACCGGTTTTATATTTCACATAATGATTATATTCCAGTTCTTACAAAGACactttgaagaaaaaaaattacagcCTAGTTCTtgcagaaaaaaaattacagcctagttcttgcaaaaaaaaattacagatCCTCcggtcgtcctcgtcgccggcgatcgGAGCAGCCACAGACACACTCTCGTCGCACCAAAGGTTGGAGAGGAGACACATCGAGCTTGTAACTTGAAGCCGACCTCCTTCTCGGCGaaggaatttcataatttttcacTGCCACCAAGAACAGCACGTCTAACACATCGACATACTCTATAACCATTGAACGCTCTAGCAGAAGAAGATGACCATCGGTCATCACATCACCGAGAGTCAAGGGATATGGTGCCTCAAGAACTACCTGCGGTCTCGGCTCACCAGATAACAACACAACCCGAAGGGGAAGTAAACCACCAAAATAGGTGGGAGACAAAATCCAACTTGATTTCTCGGCACGTTGGTAGACATACCTCCCAAGACTTCCACTGGAAAGACCCGCCACACTGCCGACAGAAACGAAGGAGGGACAATAACATGAGCAGGAATGTGTCACTATCCAAGAATAGACTATCCTCCATGGATTCTCACCGAAGAAGGCAACATCAGGCTTGCTGACACAAACGCAGGCTCCACCACCGTCACAACCGACGACTCTCCAGAGGAACAAAAGAATCAGTGGCCATCTATACAACGCCACCAGTACACCTACCCTGCTATTTAACTATAGTAGATGCAAGGAAACTATAGATCCACCGTCGATTCGTTcgatccccctccccctccgacgccggcgagggtgcCAGAGGCGAGGATGACGACGAATTGGCGGAGAAGACGCGGAATCACCCTAAAGTCGCCGCTGTAGCAAGGGGAAAGAAGGGTCGAGAGGGGCGCTCCCCCCTTCTTCTGTGGTCTATGGTCCGACTGGATGATGTTCTGGGTCCGGCATGGTTGAGGAAGGCCGAAGCCCAATCCAATATCATGGGCTCTGTTGGAGCCCTACTGTCCATCAGCCCGGCCCATCCAACAAAAAGCACCCGAAAcccttaaaaaaaaggaaaaatagaaagaaagagaaCAAGACACAATAACAAGCCACCAGCAATGTAAAATTCTCTCCCAAAGCAATATTAGCAAAACACAACCGAATCGAGATTCAGTTTCTAACAAATTTGCCGCATTTGACCTTTCCACAACCTAACACGTGAACGGGCCTCGTCCGAGGCAGCGGCGTAAGGATTGGTGCTAGACTGCTTGTTCACGGCTAGGCGATCGACctggcagtggcagtggtggaaaaaaattgcatgCAGTCGGGCTGCAGACGGAGCGCCCTGCAGTCCGTCGCGCGATGCCCTCCGCGTGGGATCGGACGGAGGCACCCTCGCTCGGCTCGATAGTCGCTGGCTCATTTACGTATGCGCCGTCCGCGTGGTACTTTCTGTCCGCGGCTCGCTCGGCTCGCTCATCATCGCGTCCGCCGCGATCCTCGCGATCAGTTGCCCTCGGCTCGCGTAATCTCGTGATCACATCAGTTGCCGTTCCTCCTGCTCGTctccacggcctcctcctcggccgcctccACCGGCACGTCCCACTCGCCGTCGTGGAAGGCGCGCACGTACGACTTGGAAGGTGGGCATCTTCGCCTCGCTCCAATTCTGGACGTGCATCTCCTGCCGCTTCCTCTTCAACTACCCCGGCAACGGCACCGTCATGCCCATCGACTGCCGATCCAAGGTGACTACTCTCTCCATTGTTTCTTTCATTCGTTCGTTCGGACATTCCACAACAACAATTAGCAGGTACAAACGTCAATGAGCCATACTTGTACAGACGAATAATGTTGTTACATATAATTCCCAAGTGCAGGAAGCTAGGAACACACACGCTCATCAGATGCCATCTTCCTCTAGAATCGTTGGAGAACCTGGAGCAAATGATCAGCAGATAACTCAGGTACAGttagctttttttttgtttgatgatTGTATACGCCCTCCGTCTATTTTTAATCCGTGAGCACATTTACATGCGTGAGCACATGCTAGGTCGCACATAATACAGAGAATACCGAGTCGATCACCACAGAAGCAATGGCGAATGAAACGCCAGATGGGGTAATTGAAGCaacttgaataataaaattCAAGTGAGATCataatatttcatatttttctaaggCACCTTTTAACTCTACACTCATTATATAACAGGTGGCCGATAAAGTTGGACAAACTTTGATTgttcctgaagttggaatgtCTTTCGAATCCGAGGAGAAAGCTTATGATATGTACAACACATATGCAGGCAAGATTGGGTTCAGTATTAGAAAGAGCGACATAAAGCGCCGAAAAGATGGCAATATCTGTCACAAACATATAGTTTGCAATAGTCAAGGTCATGGACAAACAGAATCATCAAAACACACTACAAGGACAGGTTGCAATGCTCGTGTTCAGTTTAGTGTTAGCAAGGAGGGGGTGTGGACAGTGTATAAGGTTGTGCTTGATCACAATCATTACCTGGCTAGTCCAAATAAAAGGCAGAAGCTGAGGTCCCAACGAAGTGTTGAAGAAGCAGACAAGAAACTAATTGGCCAAATGAGAGACGACGGGATCAAGCCAGCTCAGGTGTTTGAGTTTATGGTACAATTTTATGGAGGAGTTGACAAAGTGCCATTCACACGGATGGATTGCAACAATGAGATTGGTCGACAGCGCAAGAAGTTTTTGGAATCCAATGATGCACAGACATTGTTGGAATACTTGAAAAATAAGCAAACAGAGGATCCATCATTCTTTTATGCCATTGAAATAGATAAGGAAGATGGTAGAATGGCTAATTTCTTTTGGGCAGATGGTCAGTCTATCATGGATTACGCATGTTTTGGTGATGCCGTGTCTTTTGACATCACGTTtcagactaataagtttgaATTGCCTTTTGCTCCACTACTGGGAACCAACCATCACAAGCAGACAATCATTTTTGGGGCTACATTATTATTTAATGAGACTATTGAATCTTTTGTTTGGCTATTTGAAACCTTTCTAATAGCAATGTCAGGCAAGCATCCTAGTACAATTTTTACTGATCAAGATGCGGCTATGGCAGGCGCAATTGCTTATGTATTCCCATACACAAGCCATCGTCTTTGTTTATGGCACATTTATTTAAATGCTGCTAAACATCTCAGTCATGTAATTCAAGAGCATCCGGAGAAATTtcttcctgattttaagagatgTGTGTATGAAGACAGATCTGAGTTTTACTTCAAGAAGAAGTGGGATGAATTGTTGCGGGACTATAAACTTGAGGACAATGAATGGATGTTAAACCTATATGATTTGAGAGCAAAGTGGGCTGCTGTGCATCGTGACTCATTTACAGCTGATATGAACTCCACTCAAAGGAGTGAAGGTATGAATAATGTATTCAAGAAAAGATTTCGTAGAAAATTGGGTCTTTCGGAGCTCCTTGAAGAATGCGAGAAGGTTTCTGTTAGTCTTCGTGAAAATGAGTTGGATGAAGATTTCCAATCACGTCGAAAGAGCCTAGTTACTTGCATCCCTCTATTGAAGACCGCGGCCGATTCATATACAAGGAGGATGTTTAAAGAATTTGAGAAAGAATTTGAGGAACAGTTTTCATTTTCTTGTAGATTGTTACCCAGTGAGGGCTCAGTTTTGACATATATGGTTACACATATGTACTCTGACTATGGAGCAACAGTTGTATTCAACAAAGCAGATTTGACCATTGCATGTGCTTGCCGAAAGTACGAATCCATAGGTATGTATACAAGGTTTAAATTGCAATAGTATAATTTCTAATACAAATTGCTGAAATATGACATCCACATCTTATAGGTATATTGTGCAAGCATGCGCTCAAAGTGTTCAATGTAAACGATGTTTTCATGTTACCATCACAATATATACTGAACAGatggacaaaatatgcaaagagaGGATTCTATATTGAGAAACAAGGATCTGAGAAGGAAAGTTTGAAAACCCAAGCTGCACGTATCGCACGAAAGGCAACATCCATTGCATTGAAGTGTTCACGGTCAAAAGAACTTCTTGATTATTTGGAGAATGCAATAGGTAATTTGGATTTGGAAGCAAATAATTCTCTAAGCAAGATGCAAGAAAAAGCTAATGAGGTTCCTCCAATTTCAATTGATTGTGCTACAAACATATTCAGAGGTCAAATATCATTTAGAATTCCTCGGGTGGTAAAAGGCCCAAAGAGTAAACAAGGGACCATCTCCCTTGAAAAGAAtaaagggaagaaaaagaaaagtggtaGAAAGAAAGGTAATGATCCTACCCATTTTaggatgttttcctttttttgttgcATTTGTATTTAACTTCATATGTTTGAATATAGGGCAAGATTCAATAAATGCAGCAAATAATAGATACGAAGGATGTGAAGATGCTGACCTAGAGCAATTTATCGTAAGTCATATGATTTGGACTATATTCACTTTTCATATTTGATTTACTTACATGTAACTTTTTAtaaacaatttcatattctATCATACAGGATCTTAACGATGGTACCATTGATGGTAGCAGCACAATGCCAAACTTTGCAAATAATGTGTACGGACAATCTTCCTCCATGACATCTCCATTGATCCAAGAAGGATATGCCAATATCTCAATGCCGCACTTTACAGTTGGTGCTCCGTATATCCAAGGAGGATATACAAATCTATTACT encodes the following:
- the LOC140222783 gene encoding protein FAR1-RELATED SEQUENCE 5-like, producing the protein MANETPDGVADKVGQTLIVPEVGMSFESEEKAYDMYNTYAGKIGFSIRKSDIKRRKDGNICHKHIVCNSQGHGQTESSKHTTRTGCNARVQFSVSKEGVWTVYKVVLDHNHYLASPNKRQKLRSQRSVEEADKKLIGQMRDDGIKPAQVFEFMVQFYGGVDKVPFTRMDCNNEIGRQRKKFLESNDAQTLLEYLKNKQTEDPSFFYAIEIDKEDGRMANFFWADGQSIMDYACFGDAVSFDITFQTNKFELPFAPLLGTNHHKQTIIFGATLLFNETIESFVWLFETFLIAMSGKHPSTIFTDQDAAMAGAIAYVFPYTSHRLCLWHIYLNAAKHLSHVIQEHPEKFLPDFKRCVYEDRSEFYFKKKWDELLRDYKLEDNEWMLNLYDLRAKWAAVHRDSFTADMNSTQRSEGMNNVFKKRFRRKLGLSELLEECEKVSVSLRENELDEDFQSRRKSLVTCIPLLKTAADSYTRRMFKEFEKEFEEQFSFSCRLLPSEGSVLTYMVTHMYSDYGATVVFNKADLTIACACRKYESIGILCKHALKVFNVNDVFMLPSQYILNRWTKYAKRGFYIEKQGSEKESLKTQAARIARKATSIALKCSRSKELLDYLENAIGNLDLEANNSLSKMQEKANEVPPISIDCATNIFRGQISFRIPRVVKGPKSKQGTISLEKNKGKKKKSGRKKGQDSINAANNRYEGCEDADLEQFIDLNDGTIDGSSTMPNFANNVYGQSSSMTSPLIQEGYANISMPHFTVGAPYIQGGYTNLLLGVDQAATLQPAVKKLNFDGVPNQENK